The following are encoded together in the Argopecten irradians isolate NY chromosome 5, Ai_NY, whole genome shotgun sequence genome:
- the LOC138324220 gene encoding uncharacterized protein, with product MNHMFDSTMNHLIDRTMNHLIDRTMNHLIDSTMNHLIDRTMYHLIDSTMNHVIDRTMNHLIVRTMNHLIDRTMNHLIDSTMNHLIDTTMNHLSDSTMNHLSDSTMNHLIDSTMNHLIDSTMNHLIDTTMNHLSDSTMNHVIDRTMYHMIDSTMNHLIDSTMNHLIDSTMYHLIDSTMNFLIDRTMNHLIDSTMNHLIDSTMNHLTDENEPSMIMNY from the coding sequence ATGAACCACATGTTTGACAGTACAATGAACCACCTGATTGACAGAACTATGAACCACCTGATTGACAGAACAATGAACCACTTGATTGACAGTACAATGAACCACCTGATTGACAGAACAATGTACCACCTGATTGACAGTACAATGAACCACGTGATTGACAGAACAATGAACCACCTGATTGTTAGAACAATGAACCACTTGATTGACAGAACAATGAACCACCTGATTGACAGTACAATGAACCACCTGATTGACACAACTATGAACCATCTGTCTGACAGTACAATGAACCATCTGTCTGACAGTACAATGAACCACCTGATTGACAGTACAATGAACCACCTGATTGACAGTACAATGAACCACCTGATTGACACAACTATGAACCATCTGTCTGACAGTACAATGAACCACGTGATTGACAGAACAATGTACCACATGATTGACAGTACAATGAACCACCTGATTGACAGTACAATGAACCACCTGATTGACAGTACAATGTACCACCTGATTGACAGTACAATGAACTTCCTGATTGACAGAACAATGAACCACCTGATTGACAGTACAATGAACCACCTGATTGACAGTACAATGAACCACCTGACTGACGAAAATGAACCATCAATGATTATGAACTATTGA